In the genome of Kitasatospora cathayae, one region contains:
- a CDS encoding inositol monophosphatase family protein translates to MDELWTLAEGVEAAVREVGAKLAAGRPVEPTPERTAEEAMARFAELDGPAAAELRERLSALRPQAGWVPEELDGSVPAEGEWWVCDATDGAVQYLLGQPHWAVTATLVRDGAAVLAVVHAPELFGAGRTYRAVLGGGAQLDGRPIAPLERELATTVAATSQPPLVAADPVALRRAGESLSAMAGAVLAVRNLGPTALQVAQVGSGHLALFWEYGQDAGNLLPGALIAGEAGAAVTDAAGAAWTASSDSFLAAAPGLHADAVGVLRAVS, encoded by the coding sequence ATGGACGAGCTGTGGACGCTGGCGGAGGGCGTGGAGGCGGCGGTGCGCGAGGTCGGCGCGAAGCTGGCGGCCGGTCGGCCGGTCGAGCCGACCCCGGAGCGGACGGCCGAGGAGGCGATGGCACGGTTCGCGGAGCTGGACGGCCCGGCCGCCGCCGAGCTGCGCGAGCGGCTGAGCGCGCTGCGCCCGCAGGCCGGGTGGGTGCCGGAGGAGCTGGACGGCTCGGTGCCCGCCGAGGGCGAGTGGTGGGTGTGCGACGCGACCGACGGCGCGGTGCAGTACCTGCTCGGGCAGCCGCACTGGGCGGTGACGGCCACGCTGGTGCGCGACGGCGCGGCGGTGCTGGCCGTGGTGCACGCCCCGGAGCTGTTCGGTGCGGGCCGCACCTACCGGGCGGTGTTGGGCGGCGGGGCGCAGCTGGACGGTCGGCCGATCGCGCCGCTGGAGCGCGAGTTGGCGACAACCGTGGCCGCCACCAGCCAGCCGCCGCTGGTGGCCGCCGACCCGGTGGCGCTGCGCCGGGCCGGCGAGTCGCTGTCCGCGATGGCCGGCGCGGTGCTGGCGGTGCGCAACCTCGGCCCGACCGCCCTGCAGGTGGCGCAGGTCGGCTCCGGGCACCTGGCGCTGTTCTGGGAGTACGGGCAGGACGCGGGCAACCTGCTGCCCGGCGCGCTGATCGCCGGCGAGGCGGGCGCGGCGGTGACGGACGCCGCCGGGGCGGCCTGGACGGCCTCCTCGGACAGCTTCCTCGCCGCCGCGCCCGGCCTGCACGCGGACGCGGTGGGCGTGCTGCGGGCGGTCAGCTGA
- a CDS encoding TetR/AcrR family transcriptional regulator: MGLRELKKQQTRELLADTAMELFAERGFEQVTVVEVARAAGVSPNTVFNYFPTKEDLFFDRQDEVVAHLAEVVRRRPAGSSAADAVRADLRAGVADGEPTVGLNPEMGTFWRIIADSPALRARLLELGERAEAALAAVLAEESGADPKDPLPRVMAGALAGAHRAVLAEIRRAMVAGEPAVAVRERVEAAVERAFGLLGSGLAGYPAGH, encoded by the coding sequence ATGGGACTTCGCGAACTCAAGAAGCAGCAGACCCGGGAGCTCCTGGCCGACACCGCCATGGAGCTGTTCGCCGAGCGCGGCTTCGAGCAGGTCACGGTGGTCGAGGTGGCCCGGGCCGCGGGGGTCTCGCCCAACACGGTGTTCAACTACTTCCCGACCAAGGAGGATCTGTTCTTCGACCGGCAGGACGAGGTGGTCGCCCACCTGGCCGAGGTGGTCCGCCGGCGGCCGGCCGGCAGCTCGGCCGCGGACGCCGTCCGGGCCGACCTGCGGGCGGGCGTCGCCGACGGGGAGCCGACAGTCGGGCTGAACCCCGAGATGGGCACCTTCTGGCGGATCATCGCGGACAGCCCGGCACTGCGGGCCCGGCTACTGGAACTCGGCGAGCGCGCCGAGGCGGCGCTGGCGGCCGTCCTCGCCGAGGAGTCGGGGGCCGACCCGAAGGACCCGCTCCCCCGGGTGATGGCCGGCGCCCTCGCCGGGGCCCACCGGGCGGTGCTCGCCGAGATCCGGCGGGCGATGGTCGCCGGGGAACCGGCCGTGGCGGTGCGGGAACGCGTCGAGGCGGCGGTGGAGCGGGCCTTCGGGCTGCTCGGCTCGGGGCTCGCGGGGTATCCGGCGGGGCACTGA
- a CDS encoding Lrp/AsnC family transcriptional regulator, with translation MRLATNDPDAVLDPLDRRLVCALQLDGRAEPGRIAEVLGVSVRTVTRRLGRMRQAGVLRVVRMPDVEDAAVGALLLRVRVLRGRVDAIAQALADRSDVPFVDVMLGGHEVGAVMLSDAGGRDRLLYGQLPATGAVTETTTHAVLHAFADAGQWQAGWLTDQEAAALARPPVPRPATPPPLDDLDRALLEHLGEDARQSHAALAGAVDAPESTVRRRLHRLDGLGLLRTHATVDPRLLGMAVDANLWLDVPPGRLAEVGAELARHPQVHGVFATSGPTNLLATLFCPDHGGLYRFLTDTLGPLGVTRAETTITARAVKRAGVLLHRPRRP, from the coding sequence ATGCGCCTCGCCACGAACGATCCGGACGCCGTGCTGGACCCCCTCGACCGCCGGCTGGTCTGCGCGCTCCAGCTCGACGGACGGGCCGAACCCGGCCGGATCGCCGAGGTGCTGGGTGTCTCGGTCCGGACGGTCACCCGCCGGCTGGGCCGGATGCGCCAGGCCGGGGTGCTGCGGGTGGTCCGGATGCCCGACGTCGAGGACGCCGCGGTGGGCGCGCTGCTGCTGCGGGTCCGGGTACTGCGCGGCCGGGTGGACGCCATCGCCCAGGCGCTGGCCGACCGCTCCGACGTCCCCTTCGTCGACGTGATGCTCGGCGGCCACGAGGTCGGCGCCGTGATGCTGAGCGACGCGGGTGGCCGCGACCGCCTGCTCTACGGTCAGCTGCCCGCGACCGGCGCCGTCACCGAGACCACCACCCACGCCGTGCTGCACGCCTTCGCGGACGCCGGCCAGTGGCAGGCCGGCTGGCTGACCGACCAGGAGGCCGCCGCACTCGCCCGGCCCCCGGTGCCGCGCCCCGCCACGCCCCCGCCGCTGGACGACCTCGACCGCGCACTGCTGGAGCACCTCGGCGAGGACGCCCGGCAGTCCCACGCCGCGCTGGCCGGGGCGGTCGACGCACCCGAGTCGACCGTACGGCGCCGGCTCCACCGGCTGGACGGGCTCGGGCTGCTGCGCACCCACGCCACCGTGGACCCCCGACTGCTCGGGATGGCCGTGGACGCCAACCTCTGGCTGGACGTGCCGCCGGGCCGGCTCGCCGAGGTCGGCGCCGAGCTGGCCCGCCACCCGCAGGTGCACGGCGTCTTCGCCACCAGCGGCCCGACCAACCTGCTGGCCACGCTGTTCTGCCCGGACCACGGCGGCCTCTACCGCTTCCTCACCGACACCCTCGGTCCGCTCGGGGTCACCCGTGCCGAGACCACGATCACCGCCCGCGCGGTGAAGCGGGCGGGCGTGCTGCTGCACCGGCCGCGCCGCCCGTGA
- a CDS encoding amidohydrolase family protein: MNAEDAGAEDAGAEEAAAVREFWQGLGLPGLIDVHTHFMPKNVLDKVWAYFDAAGPLVNRPWPITYREAEAQRVQRLRDFGVRAFTSMLYPHKPGMAGWLNAWAADFAARTPDCLHTATFFPEPGAAGYVARAIEDGARVFKAHVQVGGYDPTDARLDEVWGLLADTGTPVVTHCGSGPVPGKFTGPGPIGAVLDRHPGLVLVVAHLGMPEYRDFLDLAERHPSVRLDTTIAFTDFAEADVPFPRADLPRLRGLRERVLLGSDFPNIPYRYVHQLEALAGLGLGEDWLRSVCRDNAAALFHLS, encoded by the coding sequence GTGAACGCCGAAGACGCGGGAGCCGAAGACGCGGGGGCCGAAGAGGCGGCGGCCGTACGGGAGTTCTGGCAGGGCCTGGGCCTGCCCGGACTGATCGACGTGCACACCCACTTCATGCCGAAGAACGTCCTCGACAAGGTGTGGGCGTACTTCGACGCGGCCGGCCCGCTGGTGAACCGCCCCTGGCCGATCACCTACCGCGAGGCCGAGGCGCAACGGGTCCAGCGGCTGCGGGACTTCGGCGTCCGGGCGTTCACGTCCATGCTCTACCCGCACAAGCCGGGCATGGCGGGCTGGCTGAACGCCTGGGCCGCCGACTTCGCCGCCCGCACCCCGGACTGCCTGCACACCGCGACCTTCTTCCCCGAACCCGGGGCGGCCGGCTACGTGGCCCGGGCGATCGAGGACGGCGCCCGGGTGTTCAAGGCCCACGTCCAGGTCGGCGGCTACGACCCGACGGACGCCCGGCTGGACGAGGTCTGGGGACTGCTCGCCGACACCGGCACCCCGGTGGTCACCCACTGCGGATCCGGGCCGGTGCCGGGCAAGTTCACCGGCCCGGGCCCGATCGGCGCGGTGCTGGACCGGCACCCGGGCCTGGTCCTGGTGGTCGCCCACCTCGGCATGCCCGAGTACCGCGACTTCCTCGACCTGGCCGAGCGCCACCCGTCCGTCCGGCTGGACACCACCATCGCGTTCACCGACTTCGCCGAGGCCGACGTCCCGTTCCCGCGCGCGGACCTGCCGCGCCTGCGCGGTTTGCGGGAGCGCGTCCTGCTGGGCAGTGACTTCCCCAACATCCCGTACCGGTACGTCCACCAGCTGGAGGCGCTGGCCGGACTGGGGCTGGGGGAGGACTGGCTGCGGTCGGTCTGCCGCGACAACGCGGCCGCCCTCTTCCACCTCAGCTGA
- a CDS encoding 4'-phosphopantetheinyl transferase family protein produces the protein MTTEAQEPDAPLVAVASADAVLRHPEAGEHLLTEIERARAARFRLESGRTDYVAGHVLVRLCAARLLGVPAAGLVLAQECPDCGLADHGKPYLPDHPEVQVSLSHTRGVVAAGAGLRPVGVDVELAARGGSLGAVARRVLAPAELALVESAAEPGLAFLRQWVRKESLIKVGRATLDTLGQVDMSALPLDVPPGAPLRSRFEDLHLLDWTDPEHGAAVAAVSTAPPRLVELFPAG, from the coding sequence ATGACCACCGAGGCCCAGGAACCGGACGCGCCGCTCGTCGCCGTCGCGTCCGCCGATGCCGTACTGCGGCACCCCGAGGCGGGCGAGCACCTGCTCACCGAGATCGAGCGGGCGCGTGCCGCGCGCTTCCGGCTGGAGTCCGGGCGGACCGACTACGTCGCCGGGCACGTCCTGGTCCGGCTCTGCGCCGCCCGGCTGCTCGGCGTCCCGGCGGCCGGGCTGGTCCTCGCCCAGGAGTGCCCGGACTGCGGCCTGGCCGACCACGGCAAGCCCTACCTGCCGGACCATCCCGAGGTGCAGGTGAGCCTCTCCCACACCCGGGGCGTCGTCGCGGCCGGGGCGGGCCTGCGGCCGGTCGGCGTGGACGTCGAACTGGCCGCCCGGGGCGGCTCGCTGGGCGCGGTCGCCCGCCGGGTGCTCGCCCCCGCCGAGCTGGCCCTGGTCGAGTCGGCCGCGGAGCCGGGCCTGGCGTTCCTGCGGCAGTGGGTGCGCAAGGAGTCGCTGATCAAGGTCGGACGGGCCACCCTGGACACCCTCGGGCAGGTCGACATGTCCGCCCTGCCGCTGGACGTCCCGCCCGGCGCCCCGCTGCGCAGCCGGTTCGAGGACCTGCACCTGCTCGACTGGACCGACCCCGAGCACGGCGCCGCCGTCGCCGCCGTCAGCACCGCGCCGCCGCGCCTCGTGGAGCTGTTCCCGGCGGGGTGA
- a CDS encoding acyl-CoA dehydrogenase family protein — MTATHEVTNQVPLPYGHDTAADPALLAALHRAGAGWAEPELRELGRLAGSEQAAEWGRLANENPPVLRTHDRFGHRIDEVEFHPYWHELMRTAVSYGLHAAPWRDERPGAHSARAAKFYVWGQVEAGHTCPISMTYAAVPALRQNASLAAELEPLLAATEYDYGLREPRTKRGLIAGMSMTEKQGGSDVRTNTTTAVPHADGTYRLTGHKWFTSAPMSDLFLTLAQAPGGLSCFVLPRVLPDGGRNRLHLMRLKDKLGNKSNASAELEYDGAVGWLVGEEGRGVPTIIEMVNMTRLDCTIGAASGMRYGATRAVHHALHRRAFGKALVDQPLMRNVLADLVVESEAATTVAMRLAQSTDLALAGDETEALVRRLGLAVAKYWVCKRGPAHSAEALECLGGNGYVEESGMPRLYREAPLVSIWEGSGNVAALDALRAMAKRPETVEAFLGELDAAAGADRRLDAAVAELRKQLSDLTELEYRTRRLVESMALAFQGSLLVRYGSPAVADAFCASRLGGDHGAAFGTLPAGVDTAEIIDRARPVPA, encoded by the coding sequence ATGACAGCGACGCATGAGGTCACCAACCAGGTGCCCCTGCCGTACGGACACGACACCGCCGCCGACCCGGCCCTGCTCGCCGCCCTGCACCGGGCCGGCGCCGGCTGGGCCGAGCCCGAACTGCGCGAACTCGGCCGCCTGGCGGGCTCCGAGCAGGCCGCCGAATGGGGCCGGCTGGCCAACGAGAACCCGCCCGTGCTGCGCACCCACGACCGCTTCGGCCACCGGATCGACGAGGTCGAGTTCCACCCGTACTGGCACGAGCTGATGCGCACCGCCGTCTCGTACGGCCTGCACGCCGCGCCCTGGCGGGACGAGCGGCCCGGTGCCCACTCCGCCCGCGCCGCCAAGTTCTACGTCTGGGGCCAGGTCGAGGCCGGCCACACCTGTCCGATCTCGATGACCTACGCCGCCGTCCCGGCCCTGCGCCAGAACGCCTCCCTGGCCGCCGAGTTGGAGCCGCTGCTGGCCGCCACCGAGTACGACTACGGGCTGCGCGAGCCGCGCACCAAGCGCGGGCTGATCGCCGGCATGTCGATGACCGAGAAGCAGGGCGGCTCGGACGTCCGCACCAACACCACCACGGCCGTCCCGCACGCCGACGGCACCTACCGGCTCACCGGCCACAAGTGGTTCACCTCGGCGCCGATGTCGGACCTCTTCCTGACCCTCGCCCAGGCCCCCGGCGGACTCAGCTGCTTCGTGCTGCCGCGCGTCCTCCCGGACGGCGGCCGCAACCGGCTGCACCTGATGCGGCTCAAGGACAAGCTCGGCAACAAGTCCAACGCCTCCGCCGAGCTGGAGTACGACGGCGCGGTCGGCTGGTTGGTCGGCGAGGAGGGCCGGGGCGTGCCGACCATCATCGAGATGGTCAACATGACCCGCCTGGACTGCACCATCGGCGCCGCCTCCGGCATGCGCTACGGCGCCACCAGGGCGGTCCACCACGCCCTGCACCGGCGGGCGTTCGGCAAGGCGCTGGTCGACCAGCCGCTGATGCGCAACGTGCTGGCCGACCTGGTGGTGGAGTCCGAGGCGGCCACCACCGTCGCGATGCGGCTCGCCCAGTCCACCGACCTCGCCCTCGCCGGGGACGAAACCGAGGCGCTGGTACGGCGGTTGGGCCTGGCGGTGGCCAAGTACTGGGTGTGCAAGCGCGGTCCGGCGCACTCCGCCGAGGCGCTGGAGTGCCTGGGCGGCAACGGCTACGTCGAGGAGTCCGGCATGCCCCGGCTCTACCGTGAGGCGCCGCTGGTGTCGATCTGGGAGGGCTCCGGCAACGTCGCCGCCCTGGACGCCCTGCGCGCCATGGCCAAGCGCCCGGAGACGGTCGAGGCCTTCCTCGGCGAACTCGACGCAGCCGCCGGCGCGGACCGCCGACTGGACGCGGCCGTCGCCGAACTGCGCAAACAGCTCAGCGACTTGACCGAGCTCGAGTACCGCACCCGGCGGCTGGTCGAGTCGATGGCGCTGGCCTTCCAGGGCTCGCTGCTGGTCCGGTACGGCAGCCCGGCGGTGGCCGACGCCTTCTGCGCCAGCCGGCTCGGCGGCGACCACGGCGCCGCCTTCGGCACCCTGCCGGCCGGGGTCGACACCGCGGAGATCATCGACCGCGCCCGCCCGGTGCCCGCGTGA
- a CDS encoding helix-turn-helix domain-containing protein → MTIMAGMGSPTGTGVGPLLRGWRERRQLSQQHLALRADCSARHLSFVENGRSHPSRELVLRLAEQLDVPVRERNTLLLAAGYAPQYPETPLDDPSMAALRDGIERLLTAHDPYPALVVDGEFRVLAANRALALLLDGVAPRLLRPPFNAVRIALHPDGLAPRIVNHRQWRGHLLERLEQQLELVGSESLRRLREEVGGYPEPTGDPADPAEEAAEAGRPVALPLRLRHDGRVLSFLSTVTTFGTPLDVTVSELALETFLPADAETARFLRSALGPER, encoded by the coding sequence ATGACGATCATGGCGGGCATGGGCAGCCCGACGGGAACCGGAGTCGGCCCGCTGCTGCGCGGCTGGCGCGAACGGCGACAGCTCAGCCAACAGCACCTGGCGCTGCGGGCGGACTGCTCGGCCCGGCACCTCAGCTTCGTCGAGAACGGCCGCTCCCACCCGAGCCGGGAACTGGTGCTGCGGCTGGCCGAGCAGCTGGACGTCCCGGTGCGCGAGCGCAACACCCTGCTGCTCGCGGCCGGGTACGCCCCGCAGTACCCGGAGACGCCACTGGACGACCCGTCGATGGCCGCGCTGCGCGACGGCATCGAACGGCTGCTCACCGCCCACGACCCGTACCCGGCGCTGGTGGTCGACGGGGAGTTCCGGGTGCTGGCGGCCAACCGCGCGCTCGCCCTGCTGCTGGACGGCGTCGCGCCGCGGCTGCTGCGGCCGCCGTTCAACGCGGTCCGGATCGCTCTCCACCCGGACGGGCTGGCACCGCGGATCGTCAACCACCGGCAGTGGCGGGGGCACCTGCTGGAACGGCTGGAACAGCAACTGGAGCTGGTCGGCAGCGAGTCGCTGCGGCGGCTGCGCGAGGAGGTCGGCGGCTACCCGGAGCCGACCGGGGACCCGGCCGATCCGGCGGAGGAGGCCGCGGAGGCCGGCCGTCCCGTCGCGCTGCCGCTGCGGCTGCGGCACGACGGCCGGGTGCTGTCCTTCCTGTCCACGGTCACGACCTTCGGCACGCCACTGGACGTGACCGTCTCCGAGCTGGCGCTGGAGACCTTCCTGCCCGCCGACGCGGAGACGGCCCGCTTCCTGCGGTCCGCACTGGGCCCAGAGCGCTGA
- a CDS encoding DUF2269 family protein, whose translation MAKFLLSLHVLASVLFIGPVAVAVSMFPRRAKAALAGGPDQASDAGVLRVLHRITQVYALLGVAVPVLGIGLAQVMDVLSQSWLIASMVLSAVAALSLLLFVLPGQQAAVDALGLDPEDEQRTKAVGGLRMLPMTAGVFNLLWAVVVVLMVVRPGSSTGV comes from the coding sequence ATGGCCAAGTTCCTGCTGAGCCTGCACGTCCTCGCGTCGGTCCTGTTCATAGGCCCGGTCGCGGTGGCCGTCAGCATGTTCCCGCGCCGGGCGAAGGCCGCCCTGGCCGGCGGGCCGGACCAGGCCTCGGACGCAGGCGTGTTGCGCGTCCTGCACCGGATCACCCAGGTCTACGCGCTGCTCGGCGTCGCGGTGCCGGTGCTGGGCATCGGCCTGGCCCAGGTGATGGACGTGCTGAGCCAGTCCTGGCTGATCGCCTCGATGGTGCTCAGCGCGGTCGCCGCGCTCTCGCTGCTGCTCTTCGTGCTGCCCGGCCAGCAGGCGGCCGTGGACGCGCTCGGCCTGGACCCGGAGGACGAGCAGCGCACCAAGGCCGTCGGCGGCCTGCGGATGCTGCCGATGACCGCCGGGGTGTTCAACCTGCTGTGGGCCGTGGTCGTGGTGCTGATGGTCGTCCGCCCGGGCTCGTCCACCGGCGTCTGA